A single Brassica rapa cultivar Chiifu-401-42 chromosome A04, CAAS_Brap_v3.01, whole genome shotgun sequence DNA region contains:
- the LOC103864708 gene encoding PITH domain-containing protein 1: MSCTHDHNCEDHECSSDWSLYKHIDLPKVSALNESVSGSVKSVFKAWEQRLHSSGEHLESNEGDPELLVFVPFTSDVKIKSISIVGGPDGTSPSKLRVFINREGIDFSDAESMQAVQEWELAENLQGVLEYQTRYSKFQSVGNITLHFPESFGGDTTQIRYIGFKGEATQLKRDVVATIVYEIRPNPSDHKTKAETGGGFSQVE; encoded by the exons ATGTCGTGTACGCATGATCACAACTGCGAGGATCATGAGTGCTCCTCCGATTGGTCACTCTACAAGCACATCGATCTCCccaag GTGTCTGCGCTGAACGAGTCTGTCTCGGGAAGTGTTAAATCAGTCTTCAAAGCATGGGAACAGCGGTTACACTCTTCTGGG GAGCATTTGGAGAGCAACGAAGGAGACCCTGAATTGCTTGTCTTTGTACC ATTTACATCAGACGTCAAGATCAAGAGCATATCAATTGTTGGTGGTCCTGATGGTACAAGTCCTTCTAAGTTGAGAGT GTTCATCAATCGTGAAGGGATTGACTTCTCAGACGCTGAGAGCATGCAAGCCGTTCAG GAATGGGAGTTAGCTGAAAATTTGCAAGGAGTATTAGAATACCAAACCAG GTATTCGAAATTCCAGAGTGTTGGGAACATCACGTTGCATTTCCCGGAGAGTTTTGGAGGTGACACAACCCAAATACGCTATATCGGTTTTAAAGGTGAAGCAACCCAG TTGAAAAGGGATGTTGTTGCAACGATTGTATATGAGATAAGACCGAATCCTTCAGATCACAA GACAAAGGCTGAGACTGGTGGAGGTTTCTCACAAGTTGAGTGA
- the LOC117133693 gene encoding uncharacterized protein LOC117133693, with product MGDSVPLKLALPGLKYPIGSQPKEKSAINQYSGSDYISIVKSILKPDEMIRVRGSFLGPVMKLSERGLKLSAKIVYAILTRSIVSVKENEAWFHFGAQPMRFSIREFHMMTGLKCSGALEGPRRETERFNWELLKGRSHKLSDVVDQLRNTREDASEERICLAMLILVESILLRKSKGGSFPLEYAKNAQDMTYPWGKEAYIVLLKSIQNAVANHLENKSKFELQGYPLVFLLWILESIPLLRDKFSKCVPTVEVPGPTYLCEKYTEVENPSLDRVLQVEADTKLKVHCILPSIPHDPEDDISIEDKYSDELETVKDVTKKGYKITADDWENRCVDTFDTLDALIQMMANKETGQASTPIDEDSVNEKVNRIITVMEENLKSMKDRMSLLEEENIHLRARVSELEGNSNVFPTNVTQKQSSGTPLSPMSHTQPSSETPLSPMSQQPNLTNEVCNQ from the exons atgggAGATTCAGTACCTCTAAAACTAGCACTGCCAGGGCTGAAGTATCCTATTGGTTCACAGCCAAAGGAAAAGTCAGCAATCAACCAATACTCTGGTTCAGATTATATCTCTATTGTCAAAAGCATCCTAAAACCAGATGAGATGATAAGAGTCCGAGGATCATTTCTGGGACCTGTAATGAAGCTCAGTGAGAGAGGATTGAAGTTATCAGCAAAGATAGTCTACGCCATTCTCACTAGAAGCATCGTTTCTGTCAAGGAGAATGAAGCCTGGTTCCATTTCGGTGCGCAGCCAATGaggttctctataagagaattTCATATGATGACAGGCTTGAAATGTAGTGGTGCATTAGAAGGACCACGAAGGGAAACCGAGAGATTTAATTGGGAATTGCTAAAGGGGCGTAGTCATAAGTTAAGTGACGTGGTGGACcagctcagaaacacaagagaagatgcttctgaGGAGAGAATATGCCTCGCAATGCTCATCCTGGTAGAGAGCATATTATTGCGGAAGAGCAAAGGAGGGAGTTTTCCTTTGGAATATGCGAAAAATGCACAGGATATGACATATCCATGGGGAAAAGAGGCTTACATTGTGCTCCTGAAGTCAATTCAAAACGCTGTCGCGAATCATTTGGAGAATAAATCCAAATTTGAGTTGCAAGGTTATCCTCTAGTATTCCTTCTTTGGATACTAGAGTCGATTCCTTTGCTAAGGGATAAGTTCAGTAAGTGTGTACCAACAGTTGAGGTTCCTGGGCCGACTTACTTGTGTGAAAAATACACTGAGGTAGAGAATCCATCACTTGATAGGGTTTTACAGGTTGAAGCTGATACAAAG CTGAAGGTCCATTGCATACTACCTTCTATTCCTCATGATCCAGAAGATGATATCTCCATTGAAGACAAATATAGTGACGAGTTGGAAACAGTGAAAGATGTAACAAAGAAAGGGTACAAGATTACAGCCGATGACTGGGAAAATAGGTGTGTAGACACATTTGACACATTGGATGCTCTTATTCAAATGATGGCAAATAAGGAGACTGGCCAAGCTTCTACTCCGATTGATGAGGATTCAGTAAATGAAAAAGTGAACAGGATCATCACGGTAATGGAGGAGAATCTGAAGAGCATGAAGGATCGAATGTCATTactggaagaagaaaacatacatCTTAGAGCTCGTGTGTCAGAGTTGGAAGGAAACAGCAATGTTTTTCCCACTAACGTGACACAAAAG CAATCCAGTGggacacctttatctccaatgtctcacacgcaaccatcgagtgagacacctttatctccaatgtctcaacagcctaatttgacaaatgaggtatgtaaccaataa
- the LOC117133690 gene encoding uncharacterized protein LOC117133690 — protein sequence MIESAASPKSQQNEDYTQSSSETPLSPMSQQPNLTNEDTMNESDDETPALDTQVFSPNLTKEKETETSTGERPSNPNQDGKPDDEIVIESPAAQTQVLQKETLEMNETPSSPISPKSIEAQVFTPIQKQQTVTEETYEATQPLTEIISANNKKEDTHAVHYRPSSPLSSLIALVIEENKNALSETETATQYFSTSEGEHSQSSRKNQAEEYLKDTTEPTTELVSTDVSKTQPLTPQTQHLQTSEGDQSDETPSEQNQAEENLKDTTEPTTELVSTYVSKMPPITQQTEHLQTSAIDFSEKNEVEVSRLLAHFQIGAEVEILSTDDEIWYPGKVVDLKLCEGLEELTVEYTTLFTDQHRLQKLQDTITADKIRPATPTSDQKSFEMMDKVEAFYNNGWSSGQISMVLGDNTYSVCLYTSMETILFKHSDLRIHREWKDGVWKMADKVKPDKKRKAAASSQNSGMDNVFLRRSERVPKRSRDTKTPFKSDRNPALTVIPEIIPAVDPFSTPAEHKLSRLQNWMTLKPGMHETSLSINDNKIRKSFFQSMENAKKDLKKEHIDGAFAMLNCRRNENAAWFHNYKIPKACFLPMEFLHCLLSDDLAYKKEKVKGKKIFNDLFKDTVRGKVYPEKTWGEDVDVVYGITLGKKSNVWIGMEIHLKKKRITVYDCFQKESNSIDIPQVKKLAVLISNLLVESSGDEVDKVKMIPFEIEQAQGLPKTKHPFNCGIFLVKILECQSLKIGDMTKINDDNALELRRTLSCEIFNQFVDESFGK from the exons ATGATTGAATCAGCTGCATCTCCAAAGTCTCAACAAAATGAG gaTTACACGCAATCATCGAGTGAGacgcctttatctccaatgtctcaacagcctaatttgacaaatgag gacacaatgaatgaatcagatgatgaaactcctgcccttgatactcaagtattctctcctaatctgacaaaagag aaagaaacagaaacGTCTACCGGTGAGAGGCCATCCAATCCTAATCAAGATGGAAAACCAGATGATGAG attgtgatTGAGTCACCTGCTGCTCAGACTCAAGTTTTGCAAAAAGAAACACTGGAAATGAATgagacaccttcttctccaatatctccaaagagtattgaggctcaagtttttactccaattcagaaacagcag acGGTAACAGAGGAAACGTATGAGGCTACACAGCCATTGACTGAGATCATTTCAGCAAACAATAAAAAG GAGGATACACATGCTGTGCATTACAGACCTTCCTCTCCATTGTCTTCACTAATTGCACTAGTtattgaagaaaataagaatgctttg agtgagacagaaactgcgacccaatatttttctacaagtGAAGGAGAGCATTCACAATCAAGCAGAAAGAATCAAGCGGAAGAATATCTCAAGGATACTACAGAACCTActactgagctagtttccacaGATGTTTCGAAGACACAGCCTCTTACTCCGCAAACACAGCACCTTCAGACAAGTGAGGGAGATCAATCCGATGAGACACCATCAGAGCAGAATCAAGCAGAAGAAAATCTCAAGGATACTACAGAACCTActactgagctagtttccacaTATGTTTCGAAGATGCCGCCTATTACTCAGCAAACAGAGCATCTTCAGACAAGTGCTAtagatttttcagaaaaaaacgaG gTTGAAGTAAGCAGGCTTCTAGCTCACTTTCAAATAGGCGCAGAGGTTGAAATTTTGTCTACTGATGACGAAATATGGTATCCAGGAAAGGTTGTTGATCTTAAACTGTGTGAAGGACTAGAGGAGCTGACAGTTGAGTACACGACACTCTTCACAGACCAACATAGACTTCAGAAACTTCAGGATACTATCACGGCTGACAAAATACGTCCTGCAACACCAACTAGTGACCAAAAATCCTTTGAGATGATGGATAAGGTAGAAGCCTTCTACAACAATGGCTGGAGCAGCGGACAAATTAGCATGGTACTTGGTGATAACACATACTCGGTGTGTCTCTATActtctatggaaactattctatTCAAACATTCAGATTTGCGAATTCATAGAGAATGGAAAGATGGAGTCTGGAAGATGGCAGATAAG GTGAAGCCtgataagaaaaggaaagctgctgcctcatcacaaaattcaggaatggataatgttttcctaagaaggAGCGAGAGGGTGCCTAAACGATCTAGAGACACAAAAACTCCATTCAAGTCTGACAGAAATCCGGCTTTAACTGTAATACCTGAGATTATACCTGCAGTTGATCCGTTTTCAACTCCTGCGGAACATAAGCTTTCAAGGCTTCAAAATTGGATGACATTAAAGCCCGGCATGCATGAAAC GTCCCTATCAATCAATGATAATAAGATaaggaaatctttctttcaaagcatggaaaatgcaaaaaaggaccttaagaaagag cacaTTGATGGAGCCTTTGCAATGCTAAATTGCAGAAGAAATGAGAATGCTGCTTGGTTCCACAACTACAAGATTCCAAAGGCGTGCTTCCTACCTATGGAGTTCTTGCATTGCTTGCTCTCTGATGATTTGGcttacaagaaagaaaaggtCAAAGGTAAAAAGATTTTCAACGATTTATTTAAAGATACTGTGAGAGGGAAGGTATATCCAGAGAAGACATGGggagaagatgttgatgttgtGTATGGGATTACTCTTGGAAAAAAAAGCAATGTCTGGATTGGGATGGAAattcatttgaagaagaaaagaatcacagtatatgattgttttcaaaaggaaagcaaCAGCATTGATATTCCTCAAGTGAAAAAGTTGGCAG TGTTGATTTCTAATCTGCTGGTGGAATCTTCTGGTGATGAGGTAGATAAGGTGAAGATGATTCCATTTGAGATTGAGCAGGCACAAGGTTTACCCAAGACAAAACATCCTTTCAACTGTGGGATATTTCTTGTCAAGATTCTGGAGTGCCAGTCATTGAAGATAGGAGACATGACAAAGATTAATGATGACAATGCATTGGAGCTAAGGAGAACCTTGTCTTGTGAGATCTTCAACCAATTTGTGGATGAGAGCTTTGGGAAATGA